A single window of Aspergillus oryzae RIB40 DNA, chromosome 8 DNA harbors:
- a CDS encoding alpha/beta hydrolase (predicted protein) — translation MTVTTTTRPTILVIHGAWHHPEFYAPFCRAFEDLGYEAVCPRLLTCNNDVPPTKTLADDVALIRQTAQSLIDDGKSVVAVMHSYGGIVGTDALDGLAIKRLIYMTAFIPPSGNSLAGMFGGQLPPFITIDDEKGMLTVPDPATFFFNDLPAEEAAAWAKKLVVHPKSAQFDPISNEAYRSIPATYIVCEQDAALIPMVQEMMIGNVRKVGVDIDVERLPASHSPFLSMPEETAKLVLKIASQ, via the exons ATGACTGTTACAACTACTACTCGCCCTACCATCCTTGTCATTCACGGGGCATGGCATCACCCTGAATTTTATGCCCCGTTCTGCAGGGCGTTTGAAGACTTGGGCTACGAAGCAGTCTGTCCTCGCCTTCTAACCTGCAACAATGATGTACCCCCGACGAAGACATTGGCGGATGACGTGGCGCTCATCCGACAGACGGCACAGTCGCTCATTGACGATGGGAAGTCTGTTGTCGCGGTCATGCACTCCTATGGCGGAATTGTTGGCACTGATGCCCTAGACGGACTGGCGATCAAACGTCTGATCTACATGACTGCTTTTATACCCCCTAGTGGCAACAGCCTCGCGGGTATGTTCGGCGGCCAATTGCCTCCTTTCATAACAATCGAT GATGAAAAGGGGATGTTGACTGTCCCTGACCCAGCgaccttttttttcaacGACCTTCCCGCTGAGGAAGCCGCTGCATGGGCCAAGAAGCTAGTGGTCCACCCAAAATCCGCCCAGTTCGACCCGATCTCAAACGAGGCGTATCGCAGCATCCCCGCCACATACATTGTGTGCGAACAAGATGCTGCCCTCATTCCCATGGTTcaggagatgatgatcgGAAACGTGCGGAAGGTGGGAGTGGATATAGACGTCGAGAGGCTACCAGCGAGCCACAGTCCGTTCCTCAGCATGCCGGAAGAGACTGCCAAGCTGGTGCTAAAGATTGCATCCCAATGA
- the abfI gene encoding putative alpha-L-arabinofuranosidase (predicted protein): MLSLRLSVISVCLAAVNVLSASIRKDSVTKASLPKSFEWSSSGPLISPKNDNYDLAGIKDPSIVEVGGVYHVFASTAKEAAVVWCLVYQNGNAAYSTNSDISNPDGWSAPKNFFDTMPSIISENIANRNWVDMWTIRDSSDCYLFPSDDNGLLSRSQTSLGSFPNAMGNTVIALQGTNAYALFEVSNVYSTGDGEYLLLVEAIGRDSARYFRSWTSTSLSGTWTSLADTEANPFAQSNNAKFSAPAWTKSISHGEMVRTNVDKTMTISPCNLCYLYQGVDPNASGDYNAMPWKLGLLTQANSAC; this comes from the exons ATGCTGTCACTTCGACTTTCCGTCATTTCAGTCTGCCTCGCAGCTGTCAACGTGCTTTCGGCTAGTATTCGGAAAGACTCCGTGACGAAGGCCAGTCTGCCCAAGAGCTTCGAATGGAGTTCGAGTGGTCCTCTTATTAGCCCAAAAAACGATAACTACGACCTTGCTGGAATCAAAGACCCGTCCATCGTCGAAGTCGGTGGCGTTTACCACGTTTTTGCTAGCACAGCCAAGGAAGCCG CTGTGGTGTGGTGCCTTGTCTACCAAAATGGTAACGCTGCGTACTCCACCAACTCCGACATCAGCAATCCTGATGGGTGGAGTGCGCCCAAGAATTTCTTCGACACCATGCCCAGTATCATTTCGGAGAACATAGCTAACAGAAATTGGGTTGACATGTGGACGATTCGCGATTCGTCCGACTGCTATCTTTTTCCATCGGACGATAATGGTCTTCTCTCCCGCTCTCAGACCTCTCTCGGGAGCTTTCCGAACGCTATGGGAAATACCGTCATCGCGCTGCAAGGCACGAATGCATATGCCTTATTTGAGGTATCCAATGTATACAGCACCGGCGACGGTGAGTACCTTCTTCTCGTTGAGGCCATCGGCAGGGACAGTGCGAGATACTTCCGTTCCTGGACTTCCACGAGTCTCTCTGGTACCTGGACCAGTCTTGCCGACACGGAGGCGAACCCCTTTGCGCAGtccaacaatgccaagtTTAGCGCTCCGGCCTGGACTAAGAGTATCAGCCATGGGGAGATGGTGCGCACAAATGTTGACAAGACCATGACCATTAGCCCCTGTAATCTATGCTATCTTTACCAGGGCGTGGATCCAAACGCGAGTGGCGATTATAATGCCATGCCGTGGAAACTTGGGCTCCTGACCCAGGCCAATTCAGCCTGTTAA
- a CDS encoding uncharacterized protein (predicted protein) yields MSNANNTPSSQPTHAGLSTEEAPSYQTFTDATDKLYKKLVHEESHEWWQYRFVSTFFNLLAIVQVMVGATITALGPFGGQHLIAITVLGAINTVIAGFIALLKGRGLPQRPRKNMLELRRVREYIEQKRTMLQYRNRRFSRDEVDSLLEDVMRRYDLAGEIIERNQPDTYTNAGLTGRERQPDEERGPK; encoded by the coding sequence ATGTCGAATGCAAATAACACACCTAGCTCACAACCGACACACGCAGGCCTATCCACAGAGGAAGCACCAAGTTACCAAACATTCACAGATGCAACAGATAAACTGTACAAGAAGCTGGTCCATGAAGAATCCCACGAATGGTGGCAGTACCGTTTTGTTAGCACGTTCTTCAACTTACTTGCGATTGTGCAAGTAATGGTCGGGGCAACCATAACTGCTCTTGGACCGTTTGGGGGCCAACATTTGATTGCAATAACCGTTTTAGGCGCCATTAACACTGTCATTGCTGGGTTTATAGCTCTTCTCAAAGGTAGGGGCCTTCCTCAGCGACCCCGGAAAAATATGCTAGAGCTCAGGAGGGTTCGGGAGTATATTGAGCAGAAGAGGACCATGTTGCAGTACAGGAACAGGAGGTTCTCGAGGGATGAGGTTGACTCTCTACTGGAAGATGTGATGAGACGGTATGATCTTGCTGGAGAGATTATTGAAAGAAATCAGCCGGATACCTATACAAATGCTGGATTGACCGGTAGAGAGCGTCAACCGGACGAAGAAAGGGGCCCGAAATAA
- a CDS encoding uncharacterized protein (predicted protein), producing the protein MKIPAGGSAGNKSSYLGIRTHIGVRGPCGFKYDDNNAFILWQTLFRPIMGANDRGKTYITVSAVLVALSTIVVGFRIVARWMRTTLGMDDYVICVSIILAYSMLGEAVVSFAISESRASSPAV; encoded by the exons ATGAAGATCCCTGCGGGCGGGTCTGCCGGAAACAAGTCCTCGTACTTGGGCATTCGCACGCACAT CGGAGTACGGGGTCCATGTGGGTTTAAATA CGACGACAACAACGCATTCATCCTCTGGCAAACGCTTTTTCGTCCCATTATGGGTGCTAATGACCGTGGGAAAACCTACATCACGGTCAGTGCTGTGCTCGTTGCGCTGTCCACGATTGTGGTCGGTTTTCGGATCGTTGCGCGATGGATGAGAACTACTTTGGGAATGGATGACTATGTCATCTGTGTGTCGATTATTCTTGCTTATAGCATGCTGGGAGAAGCTGTTGTTT CGTTCGCAATTTCAGAATCGCGAGCCTCATCACCGGCGGTCTAG
- a CDS encoding uncharacterized protein (predicted protein) gives MKFTLAAASTFITAALAATLPKSFTLVADGGNTVLTDNTNAIVDASQANTLEILRLKSEDGKTITFTQQQAVNPNSWQNLYAIAGKSKPLGLTIPHSGATPDGAVLNGWGITDDGYLTFNGENNFGLSEDKHQIYFLGEDATVPKVTLWVKELK, from the exons ATGAAGTTCACTCTCGCCGCCGCTTCCACCTTCATTACCGCTGCGCTCGCAGCCACTCTCCCCAAGTCTTTCACTCTTGTCGCTGACGGCGGCAACACCGTCCTCACTGACAACA CCAACGCCATTGTGGACGCTTCCCAGGCCAACACTCTGGAGATCCTCCGCC TGAAAAGCGAGGACGGCAAGACCATCACCTtcacccaacaacaagccGTGAACCCCAATTCGTGGCAGAACCTTTATGCCATCGCAGGCAAGTCTAAGCCTCTAGGCTTGACCATCCCTCACTCTGGTGCCACTCCCGACGGCGCTGTGCTCAACGGCTGGGGCATCACCGACGACGGCTACCTCACCTTCAACGGCGAGAACAACTTCGGTCTTTCCGAGGACAAGCACCAGATCTACTTCCTTGGAGAGGACGCCACTGTTCCCAAGGTTACTCTCTGGGTTAAGGAGCTCAAATAG
- a CDS encoding lignocellulolytic auxiliary activity family 9 protein (predicted protein) yields the protein MKLNLASLSFLASIAPLVSGHYVFSKLIVDGQTTKDFEYIRENSNGYQPTLASEIVNNDFRCNKGSMDSAAKTKVYTVAPGAEIGFQLAYGASMKHPGPLQIYMSKAPGDVKTYDGSGDWFKVYQEGVCEDISDGLKDTDWCTWGKDTASFKIPKDTPPGQYLVRVEHIGLHRGFSGNSEFYFTCAQIEVTGSGSGVPGPLVKIPGMYKPEDPNIHFDIYYPVPTSYDLPGPSVWSGGASSGSSSSISAPPVNNAAAASSVTPTTLVTLSKTSSTPAATSTAAPTLPAPSNGTIKKYYQCGGQGWTGSGSCEAGTTCRDWNPWYSQCV from the coding sequence atgaagctcaaccttgcctctctttcctttctcgcgAGTATCGCCCCGCTGGTTTCGGGTCATTATGTGTTTTCGAAGTTGATTGTCGACGGACAGACAACCAAGGATTTCGAATACATCCGCGAGAATAGCAATGGGTACCAACCAACACTGGCTTCTGAAATCGTGAACAACGACTTCCGCTGCAACAAAGGTTCCATGGACTCTGCGGCCAAGACAAAGGTCTATACCGTCGCTCCTGGTGCAGAGATCGGTTTTCAGCTCGCCTATGGTGCTTCGATGAAGCACCCTGGGCCTCTGCAAATCTACATGTCCAAGGCACCCGGCGATGTCAAGACCTACGACGGATCGGGGGATTGGTTCAAGGTATACCAGGAGGGTGTCTGCGAAGACATTTCCGATGGCTTGAAGGATACCGACTGGTGCACTTGGGGTAAGGACACTGCGTCCTTCAAGATCCCCAAGGATACTCCGCCCGGTCAATATCTTGTCCGTGTTGAGCACATTGGCCTTCATCGCGGCTTCAGTGGCAATTCCGAGTTCTACTTCACCTGCGCTCAAATCGAGGTTACCGGTTCTGGATCGGGCGTTCCGGGCCCCTTGGTCAAGATCCCCGGTATGTACAAGCCTGAGGATCCCAACATCCACTTCGACATCTACTACCCGGTCCCAACTTCCTACGATCTTCCCGGCCCgtctgtctggtctggtGGTGCCTCCTCcggttcctcttcttctatttCCGCCCCTCCCGTCAATAacgccgccgccgcctcctccgtGACCCCGACGACTCTTGTGACCCTCTCCAAGACTTCCAGTACCCCTGCGGCAACATCCACCGCTGCCCCTACCTTGCCCGCTCCATCGAACGGCACTATCAAGAAATACTACCAATGTGGTGGCCAGGGCTGGACTGGATCAGGATCGTGTGAGGCCGGCACTACCTGCCGCGACTGGAACCCTTGGTACTCTCAGTGTGTCTAG
- a CDS encoding uncharacterized protein (predicted protein), translating into MEKPDLIKELQSDLARKYKLHGPKIEGIWHSLGKAQREKVMRAGAAEGQMLKSPTDRSLGDVYKFIPDWNLRDIADPDSDYLLDCLKHRATKSLPEQYIESANGGPGDAAVILRSIQVHGLKHVEPFRYSFTLFMDEERYGQSFTVSDREKYKETMAMMKVGVDAGLIVPQSTGELILQSILLTSMNIVIQDILEAGSTVETKARSKKSEKAAREAMSKLIIDQKPEKLSLEDLAALSLDQKSALEDYVLLCRTEPEFLAHAVNAWFFSRPELVADEKGRRLPLITDKYINIAFFEMIHNAVVGAAVWGYIHQLLQALMTGPNDRTYKSSFLQELANVCHFEYQRVQRLFKRFVQMGSGDKHFKRVSGVYDNGTARVTMKTKPDTLTRTDPQLNYILRLCQPDTNASRVVEWVRKLDDLHQTHPAEQDKMVESEFDAFGDLAVTTNFVQCLSTSLPMPPINPKKCQTYVSRIKDVGSELDPLKSEVDLSAFAVPIDNLMEPGMAQGALTTLDEFISSRIGADIGFLYQDLNEECLSDLQNQAQQQKEKSEQIARAELASSTPEAPNREIQIEQRKEKIKTRPPHSSVYSIAPTAAPATEPEPAAPSQAFKVKPSSLEVFSTLFSNPRPRSSITWAAFQAAMAHMKFSVVPKTGSIYTFSPPEGFNVQRSITLHRPHQSRIEGWRLLYFASRLKRKYG; encoded by the exons atgGAGAAACCTGATTTGATAAAGGAGCTGCAGAGCGATCTTGCGCGAAAATATAAGCTTCATGGACCGAAGATCGAGGGAATATGGCATTCCCTGGGCAAGGCACAACGGGAGAAGGTCATGAGAGCCGGTGCTGCCGAAGGACAGATGTTGAAGTCCCCTACCGATAGATCTTTAGGCGATGTTTACAAGTTCATTCCCGACTGGAATTTACGAGATATCGCCGATCCGGATTCTGACTATCTGCTGGATTGTCTGAAACATCGCGCGACGAAGTCCTTACCTGAGCAGTACATCGAAAGTGCCAACGGCGGCCCTGGTGACGCGGCGGTCATATTGAGGAGTATACAGGTCCATGGTCTTAAACATGTTGAGCCTTTTCGCTATAGCTTCACGTTGTTCATGGACGAAGAACGATATGGACAATCCTTTACCGTCTCTGACCGGGAGAAGTATAAGGAAACAATGGCTATGATGAAAGTTGGTGTGGATGCTGGTTTGATTGTTCCTCAGTCGACGGGTGAACTTATTTT ACAGTCTATCCTGCTAACGTCCATGAATATCGTGATCCAGGACATTCTTGAAGCGGGTTCTACCGTTGAGACCAAAGCGCGCTCCAAAAAGTCAGAAAAGGCGGCACGTGAGGCTATGTCCAAACTTATAATCGACCAGAAGCCAGAAAAACTTTCCTTGGAAGACCTGgctgctctttctcttgatCAGAAGTCAGCTCTGGAGGATTATGTACTTCTATGTCGGACTGAGCCCGAATTCCTTGCTCACGCTGTTAATGCTTGGTTTTTTAGTCGACCCGAGCTGGTCGCCGATGAGAAAGGCCGAAGATTGCCCTTGATCACAGACAAATATATTAACATCGCATTTTTCGAGATGATCCACAATGCCGTCGTGGGTGCTGCAGTCTGGGGGTATATCCATCAACTGCTCCAAGCCCTTATGACCGGACCAAATGACCGGACCTACAAAAGCTCCTTTCTCCAGGAGCTTGCAAACGTCTGTCATTTCGAGTACCAACGAGTCCAGCGGCTTTTCAAGCGCTTTGTCCAAATGGGGTCTGGCGATAAACATTTCAAGCGCGTCTCTGGTGTATATGATAATGGCACCGCGCGGGTAACGATGAAAACCAAGCCGGACACTCTTACCAGAACCGATCCGCAACTCAATTACATACTTCGCCTTTGTCAACCCGACACGAATGCCTCCCGGGTAGTCGAATGGGTTAGAAAGTTAGACGACCTCCATCAAACACATCCCGCTGAGCAAGATAAGATGGTGGAGAGCGAATTTGACGCTTTCGGTGATCTTGCTGTGACAACCAATTTCGTCCAGTGTCTCTCGACGTCTCTACCCATGCCGCCAATAAATCCGAAGAAGTGCCAAACTTATGTTTCTCGCATAAAGGATGTAGGGTCTGAACTTGACCCGCTAAAGTCTGAGGTTGACTTATCGGCGTTTGCAGTGCCGATTGATAATCTTATGGAGCCGGGAATGGCCCAAGGCGCGCTGACCACACTTGATGAGTTCATTTCCAGCAGAATAGGGGCAGATATCGGCTTTCTCTATCAGGATCTAAACGAAGAATGCTTGTCAGACCTGCAGAATCAAGCTcaacagcagaaggagaagagcgagCAGATAGCACGGGCTGAGCTTGCTTCGTCAACCCCTGAAGCGCCCAATCGGGAAATCCAAATTGAACAGcgcaaggaaaagatcaaaacACGCCCACCACATTCATCCGTGTACAGTATCGCTCCAACAGCAGCTCCCGCGACGGAACCAGAACCTGCAGCGCCATCCCAAGCATTCAAAGTAAAGCCATCCTCCTTGGAGGTATTCTCGACCCTATTCTCTAACCCGAGACCACGGAGCTCAATCACCTGGGCCGCGTTCCAAGCAGCTATGGCGCACATGAAATTCTCTGTTGTGCCAAAGACTGGGTCTATCTATACCTTTTCTCCACCTGAAGGCTTCAATGTGCAAAGGTCTATCACGCTCCACCGACCGCATCAGTCCCGTATCGAAGGTTGGAGACTTCTGTACTTTGCGAGTCGTCTAAAGAGAAAATATGGATAG
- a CDS encoding uncharacterized protein (predicted protein) translates to MKAPYFIAFLAAAVSAQNAFIGLPKKDQEITAGENLVVQVQRPNSLTGSEEMGVAIGVASCPERPCMAPKDTLGTLLYNGPFKPEYHDSSPPYQNFTVTIPDSIAKGDAQINVAHVAIVGASAWPYLDLLNQTVVVA, encoded by the exons ATGAAGGCCCCTTACTTTATCGCTTTTCTTGCCGCCGCCGTCTCGGCGCAGAATGCTTTCATTGGACTTCCTAAGAAAGACCAGGAGATCACTGCAGGAGAGAATCTAGTTGTTCAGGTTCAGCGCCCG AACTCTTTAACTGGTTCCGAGGAGATGGGTGTCGCAATTGGCGTGGCATCCTGCCCCGAAAGACCCTGCATGGCTCCGAAAGACACACTGGGCACTCTGCTCTATAACGGGCCCTTCAAGCCCGAGTACCACGATAGCTCGCCTCCTTATCAGAACTTCACCGTGACGATCCCAGACTCCATAGCCAAGGGAGACGCACAGATCAACGTCGCCCATGTGGCAATTGTCGGG GCGAGCGCATGGCCATATTTAGACCTGCTCAATCAgactgttgttgttgcttaG